The following proteins come from a genomic window of Archocentrus centrarchus isolate MPI-CPG fArcCen1 chromosome 3, fArcCen1, whole genome shotgun sequence:
- the LOC115778196 gene encoding sorting nexin-1, producing the protein MAASSDRNPPPFPAAEEPEPGLSDMADADSDEGEDIFVSNSNPVSVSRGVSQPDRVSEEPPDLFSEEEEEEAGSTTAKANGVHSDDDNDLFAEARLELGTEKSGSSARKELSGPRHASSFTPSPAALQPTSLEQLEEEEAKDSFDVDVAVTNPEKVGDGMNAYVAYKVSTRTSLPMFRSKVFSVRRRFSDFLGLYEKLSVKQSLHGCIIPPPPEKSVVGMTKVKVGMDDPSSVEFVERRRAALERYLQRVVCHPSLLQDPDVREFLEKEDLPRAVNTQALSGAGFLKMINKASDAVNKMTIKMNESDTWFEDKLQEVENEEQQLRKLHIVVDSLVNHRKELCGNTAVFAKSLAMLGNSEDNTALSRALSQLAEVEDKMEQLHQEQAASDFFIFAELLSDYIRLLGAVRGCFDQRMRAWQRWQEAQSTLQKKREAEAKLLWANKPDKLQQAKEEITEWEARVTQYERDFDRIGMTVRKEVLRFEKEKAKDFKSQIMKYLDTMLQSQQRLIKFWEAFLPEAKAIA; encoded by the exons ATGGCGGCCAGCTCGGATCGGAACCCACCTCCTTTCCCCGCAGCAGAGGAGCCAGAGCCGGGACTGTCTGACATGGCAGACGCGGACAGCGACGAGGGCGAGGACATCTTTGTTAGTAAC AGTAACCCTGTTTCTGTGAGCCGAGGAGTTTCTCAGCCCGACCGCGTCAGCGAGGAGCCTCCAGATCTAttcagtgaggaggaggaggaggaggccggCAGCACAACGGCCAAGGCCAACGGAGTTCACTCCGACGATGACAACGACCTGTTTGCTG AGGCACGCTTGGAGCTGGGCACAGAAAAGTCCGGCAGCTCTGCTCGGAAGGAGCTCTCTGGTCCTCGGCATGCCTCCTCATTCACTCCGAGCCCCGCAGCCTTGCAGCCCACCTCCTTGGAGCAG ctggaggaggaagaggccaAGGACAGTTTTGATGTGGATGTTGCAGTCACAAATCCAGAGAAAGTCG GAGATGGCATGAATGCATATGTGGCCTATAAAGTATCCACCAGG ACTTCCCTGCCCATGTTCAGGAGTAAGGTCTTCTCTGTGAGGAGGCGCTTCAGTGACTTCCTGGGCCTTTATGAAAAGCTTTCAGTCAAGCAGTCGCTTCATGGATGCATCATTCCACCACCACCAGAGAAAAGTGTCGTAG GAATGACCAAAGTGAAGGTGGGGATGGACGACCCATCATCAGTAGAGTTTGTGGAGAGGAGAAGAGCAGCTCTGGAGAG ATATCTTCAAAGAGTAGTGTGTCACCCATCTTTACTACAGGATCCTGATGTGCGTGAATTCTTGGAGAAAGAAGAT ctacCCAGAGCCGTGAACACTCAGGCGCTGAGTGGAGCTGGGTTCCTCAAAATGATCAATAAGGCATCAGACGCTGTCAACAAGATGACCATCAAGATGAATGAGTCTGACACT TGGTTTGAGGACAAGTTACAGGAGGTGGAGAATGAGGAGCAACAGCTCAGGAAGCTTCACATCGTGGTGGACTCCCTCGTCAATCACAGGAAGG AGCTATGCGGGAACACGGCAGTGTTTGCCAAAAGTTTGGCCATGCTCGGGAATTCTGAGGACAATACAGCTCTGTCACGGGCCCTCTCTCAGCTGGCAGAGGTGGAGGACAAGATGGAGCAGCTGCATCAAGAGCAGGCAGCCAGTGACTTCTTCATCTTTGCAGAGCTGCTTAGTGACTACATCCGCTTGCTGGGTGCTGTGCGG GGCTGTTTTGATCAGCGCATGCGGGCGTGGCAGCGATGGCAGGAGGCTCAGAGTACTCTCCAAAAGAAGAGGGAGGCCGAGGCCAAGCTCCTGTGGGCCAACAAACCCGACAAACTGCAGCAGGCCAAAGAAGAGATCACTGAG TGGGAGGCGAGGGTTACTCAATACGAGAGAGATTTTGACAGAATTGGCATGACTGTACGCAAGGAGGTTCTCAGATTTGAG AAAGAGAAAGCCAAGGACTTCAAGAGCCAGATAATGAAATACCTGGACACAATGCTGCAGTCTCAACAACGG CTCATAAAGTTTTGGGAGGCATTCCTACCTGAGGCAAAAGCAATAGCTTGA